From the Thermococcus sp. 18S1 genome, one window contains:
- a CDS encoding ribonuclease III family protein, protein MRYERNFTDKGLSKFGDSLVNFVFSLALSEYLDRPTGERVPNASLTIALELAGLRHVIPPRTDKHGKGDIAEAIFAYAWLEGKITVEEAVEILRENFTEDVTHFSRRKEAIGRAFAEVFKVIGKRLEL, encoded by the coding sequence TTGAGGTACGAGAGAAACTTCACGGACAAGGGGCTTTCAAAGTTCGGAGATTCACTGGTCAACTTTGTCTTCTCTCTCGCCTTGAGCGAGTATCTGGACAGACCCACCGGTGAGAGGGTTCCGAACGCGTCGCTCACTATAGCCCTTGAGCTGGCCGGGCTGAGGCACGTTATTCCGCCGAGGACCGACAAGCACGGTAAGGGCGACATAGCGGAGGCAATCTTCGCCTACGCGTGGCTCGAGGGCAAGATAACTGTGGAGGAAGCCGTCGAGATTCTGAGGGAGAACTTCACCGAGGATGTTACGCACTTCTCAAGAAGAAAGGAAGCGATAGGGAGGGCCTTCGCGGAGGTTTTCAAGGTAATAGGGAAGAGGTTGGAGCTGTAG
- a CDS encoding DNA-directed RNA polymerase subunit L, whose product MKIEVIKREENVLEFYLEGEDHTFANLLNEVLHENKHVTFAGYTIEHPVLMARKPKFRVVTDGKVTPEKALEEAAQKVFDRARAVLDAWKAAIGE is encoded by the coding sequence ATGAAGATTGAGGTCATCAAGCGTGAGGAAAACGTCCTTGAGTTCTACCTTGAGGGGGAGGATCACACCTTCGCCAACCTGCTCAACGAGGTGCTCCACGAGAACAAGCACGTGACCTTCGCGGGCTACACCATCGAGCACCCGGTTCTCATGGCCAGGAAGCCGAAGTTCCGCGTCGTTACCGACGGCAAGGTTACCCCCGAGAAGGCCCTTGAGGAGGCCGCACAGAAGGTGTTCGACAGGGCCAGGGCGGTTCTGGATGCTTGGAAGGCCGCTATAGGCGAGTGA
- a CDS encoding exosome complex RNA-binding protein Csl4, with the protein MDEKNGAKNGDIVLPGDYLGVIEEYFPGEGVKEENGELYAVRAGKVVIDQDRMEISVEPVTDTPPLPQVGDVVIANVIEVKPQAAIVQLIKIEGRDDDREIATSKLAGIHISKVRDGYVEGMSTEFKVGDIVRARVVATEKSPIQLSTKGPDLGVVYALCSRCRTPLVRRGDKLICPRCGSVETRKLSTLYRKMRV; encoded by the coding sequence ATGGACGAGAAGAATGGCGCAAAAAACGGTGATATAGTTCTTCCCGGTGACTACCTCGGCGTCATCGAGGAGTACTTCCCAGGAGAAGGCGTTAAAGAAGAGAACGGCGAGCTCTACGCTGTGAGGGCGGGAAAGGTTGTAATCGACCAAGACAGGATGGAAATCAGCGTTGAACCCGTCACCGACACCCCGCCCCTGCCGCAGGTGGGTGATGTGGTCATAGCAAACGTCATAGAGGTCAAGCCGCAGGCGGCGATAGTCCAGCTCATTAAAATCGAAGGGAGAGATGATGACAGGGAGATAGCTACCTCGAAGCTCGCCGGAATCCATATATCCAAGGTCAGGGATGGCTACGTTGAGGGCATGTCCACGGAGTTCAAGGTCGGCGACATAGTGAGGGCCAGGGTCGTGGCCACGGAGAAGAGCCCAATACAGCTTTCCACTAAAGGACCGGACCTCGGTGTGGTCTATGCCCTCTGCTCCCGCTGCAGGACTCCCCTGGTGAGGCGCGGCGACAAACTCATCTGTCCGCGCTGCGGAAGCGTCGAGACAAGAAAGCTCTCCACCCTTTACAGGAAGATGAGGGTGTGA
- a CDS encoding RNA-guided endonuclease TnpB family protein, with the protein MKRSVTVKLQPSKGQETTLFELASVGAKIWNHVNYLRRQQFFQEQIVDFNKTEKIVYEEYKKEIGSATVQQIARKNAEAWRSFFSLLRKKRNKELPNWFKPRPPNYLKEDGKRKPLIVLRNDQYKIEGNKLILKGLGKFGKLEIQFKGRIHLKGKQGRLEITYDEVKRKWYAHISFTVEEKLEGEEWVALPRQPKGNLSAGIKSIDFYWRKGMADYQSKLNKSGAKTSRKLKRMHEKAKLQAKHYINTAVRQTVRKLYELGVSRIVVGYPKGIARNSDKGKKQNFLLSHIWRFNYVIKRLTEVAEEYCIQVELVDEAYTSKICPVCGRPHEGARFVRGLFKCPETGFVFNADLVGAFNILKKKVKTITPNLGGLYAQGRGNWPKARPGGFERTTLTGSLMKTPQTFPPVG; encoded by the coding sequence ATGAAGCGCTCAGTTACAGTAAAACTCCAGCCCTCAAAGGGGCAGGAAACAACTCTTTTTGAGTTAGCCAGCGTTGGGGCCAAAATTTGGAACCACGTAAACTACTTGAGACGCCAACAGTTCTTCCAAGAACAAATCGTGGACTTCAACAAGACTGAGAAAATCGTTTATGAGGAATACAAAAAGGAAATCGGCTCTGCAACCGTCCAGCAAATAGCGAGGAAGAATGCGGAAGCTTGGAGAAGCTTCTTCTCACTCCTTCGGAAAAAACGGAACAAAGAACTTCCCAACTGGTTTAAGCCAAGACCACCAAACTACCTGAAAGAAGACGGAAAGAGGAAACCATTAATCGTCCTGAGAAACGACCAATACAAAATTGAAGGGAATAAGCTTATTCTAAAAGGCCTTGGCAAGTTTGGAAAACTCGAAATCCAGTTCAAGGGAAGAATACACCTGAAGGGCAAACAGGGGAGATTAGAAATCACTTATGACGAGGTAAAGCGAAAATGGTATGCCCACATCAGTTTTACCGTTGAGGAAAAACTTGAAGGCGAGGAATGGGTCGCACTCCCAAGACAACCTAAAGGAAACCTTTCAGCGGGAATTAAGAGTATTGATTTTTATTGGAGAAAGGGAATGGCAGATTATCAGTCAAAACTCAACAAGTCGGGAGCTAAAACGAGTAGGAAACTCAAGAGAATGCATGAAAAGGCTAAGCTCCAGGCGAAGCACTACATTAACACGGCGGTAAGGCAAACCGTTAGAAAGCTTTATGAGTTAGGGGTTTCAAGAATTGTCGTTGGTTATCCTAAGGGAATAGCTCGGAACTCGGATAAGGGTAAAAAGCAGAATTTCCTTCTCTCTCACATTTGGCGGTTTAATTACGTTATCAAACGCCTGACTGAAGTTGCTGAAGAATATTGTATCCAGGTTGAGCTTGTTGATGAGGCTTACACCTCGAAAATCTGCCCCGTTTGCGGGAGGCCTCACGAGGGGGCTCGCTTTGTTCGAGGATTATTTAAGTGTCCCGAGACGGGGTTCGTTTTTAACGCTGATTTAGTTGGGGCTTTCAATATTTTGAAAAAGAAGGTTAAAACCATAACCCCAAACTTGGGCGGTTTATACGCCCAGGGGAGGGGTAACTGGCCGAAGGCCCGGCCAGGGGGGTTCGAAAGAACCACTTTAACGGGTTCCCTGATGAAAACCCCTCAAACCTTTCCGCCTGTGGGGTAG
- a CDS encoding DUF2067 family protein: protein MARAKKVITIHVRDDREKEEFMRELQRLRLPAFIYVHGKLNDLKINVQGTKEDIREAIHRIREIHSRVRAKLYPDKRGLYRYTIDDIFRDAGASVSTPILVKTLQLLGETVEVREGELVTSMPWEELVSLTGTLGGYLSDIALQTTRQIREVVLPAAVAYDLDPEEVIDLLVELGLAEWKEDKFKYELVKNKEQALEMLINHLKGEENED, encoded by the coding sequence ATGGCGAGGGCCAAGAAGGTAATAACCATCCACGTCCGCGACGACAGGGAGAAGGAGGAGTTCATGCGGGAGCTTCAGCGCCTCCGCCTTCCGGCGTTCATATACGTCCACGGCAAGCTGAACGATCTGAAGATAAACGTCCAGGGGACGAAAGAGGACATCCGCGAGGCCATCCACAGGATAAGGGAGATACACAGCCGCGTTAGGGCCAAGCTCTACCCAGACAAGCGCGGTCTCTACCGGTACACCATAGACGACATCTTTAGGGATGCAGGGGCCAGTGTCTCAACCCCTATCCTCGTAAAGACCCTCCAGCTCCTGGGTGAAACCGTTGAAGTGCGGGAGGGGGAGCTGGTAACGTCCATGCCCTGGGAGGAGCTGGTCTCCCTGACCGGAACCCTTGGTGGATATCTGTCAGACATTGCCCTCCAGACAACGCGGCAGATAAGGGAGGTTGTCCTGCCCGCAGCCGTTGCCTACGACCTTGACCCTGAAGAAGTCATAGACCTCCTGGTGGAACTCGGTCTGGCGGAGTGGAAGGAGGATAAGTTTAAATACGAACTGGTGAAGAACAAGGAGCAGGCGCTGGAGATGCTGATTAACCACTTGAAGGGTGAGGAAAATGAAGATTGA